The proteins below come from a single Rhinoraja longicauda isolate Sanriku21f chromosome 5, sRhiLon1.1, whole genome shotgun sequence genomic window:
- the kcnk5a gene encoding potassium channel subfamily K member 5a isoform X2 — protein sequence MFCLFRDVTGISRQQWDLTVEEAAGQGVTFTGNKTFNNWNWPNAVIFAATVITTIGYGNISPKTSPGRLFCIFYGLFGAPLCLSWISALGKFFGGRAKKLGEALTRKGLSPRKAQITCTAIFIVWGVLVHLVVPPFVFKAIEGWSYIEGLYYSFITISTIGFGDFVAGVDPNANYPILYRYFVELWIYLGLAWLSLFFNWKVSMFVQAHKAIKKRRKRMKGSSEHVESPGPLNPKMAAQVKVAESTEVNIFHFLSKKQESYNDLIKQIGSKTLKSNNNNNSGGGGGGGTNNLLKGAEVAAKGEGAGGLSASEFRRTGLKRSRYELPNPLAAQDPESASPPLNNEKDLRGRPPRGENQLDKAAREERASWDMRGHPPLFFENANIRFIDEQNLLSDEEEVDLSVDLSVDENMMEEGEEDVLVESPDGNNSEFHTFTLGGPPDYEQLMNGYNKVHNIEVVI from the exons ACTGTCGAGGAGGCCGCTGGACAAGGTGTCACCTTCACCGGGAATAAGACCTTCAACAACTGGAATTGGCCCAACGCCGTTATCTTTGCCGCCACCGTCATCACCACAATCG GCTACGGAAATATTTCACCCAAGACTTCACCGGGCCGCCTCTTCTGCATCTTTTACGGGCTTTTCGGTGCACCCCTCTGCCTGTCCTGGATCAGCGCCCTGGGAAAGTTCTTTGGAGGTCGGGCCAAGAAGCTCGGCGAAGCCTTAACCAGGAAAGGATTGAGTCCG CGCAAGGCTCAGATAACGTGCACGGCCATCTTCATAGTGTGGGGTGTCTTGGTGCATCTGGTAGTTCCGCCCTTTGTATTCAAAGCGATCGAGGGCTGGTCGTACATTGAAGGACTCTACTACTCGTTCATTACCATCTCCACCATTGGATTTGGTGACTTTGTGGCAG GTGTGGACCCGAATGCCAACTACCCGATCCTCTACAGGTACTTTGTGGAGCTGTGGATTTACCTGGGCTTGGCGTGGCTGTCCCTCTTCTTCAACTGGAAGGTCAGCATGTTCGTGCAAGCCCACAAGGCCATCAAGAAGAGGCGGAAGAGGATGAAGGGGTCGTCGGAGCACGTGGAGAGCCCCGGGCCTCTGAACCCCAAGATGGCCGCCCAGGTCAAGGTGGCCGAGTCGACGGAGGTGAACATCTTCCACTTCCTCTCCAAGAAGCAGGAGAGCTACAACGACCTGATCAAGCAGATCGGCTCCAAGACGCTGaagagcaacaacaacaacaacagcggaggcggaggcggaggcggtACCAACAACCTGCTGAAGGGGGCGGAGGTCGCGGCCAAGGGCGAGGGCGCGGGGGGGCTGAGCGCCAGCGAGTTCCGGAGGACCGGCCTGAAGAGGTCCCGCTACGAGCTGCCCAACCCGCTGGCCGCCCAGGACCCGGAGAGCGCCTCCCCTCCCCTGAACAACGAGAAGGACCTGCGCGGCCGGCCGCCGCGGGGCGAGAACCAGCTGGACAAGGCCGCCCGGGAGGAGCGGGCCTCCTGGGACATGCGCGGCCACCCGCCCTTGTTCTTCGAGAACGCCAACATACGGTTCATAGACGAGCAGAACCTTCTCAGCGACGAGGAGGAGGTGGACCTCTCGGTGGACCTCTCGGTGGACGAGAacatgatggaggagggggaggaggatgtaCTCGTGGAGTCTCCGGACGGCAACAATTCGGAGTTCCACACCTTCACGCTGGGGGGTCCACCGGACTACGAGCAGCTGATGAACGGCTACAACAAGGTGCACAACATTGAGGTGGTGATATAG